In Candidatus Eremiobacteraceae bacterium, the sequence AAATTGCCCGCCGACGACGAGCGCGTTCAGCGGCGAGCCCGAACCATTGATATCGAAATAGTCCGAGTTGATCCCAGCTTCTGCATGAACCGCATCCGCCATCACGGAAAGGCGTTCGCCGGGGCCGCCGATCTCGCCATTTGCGGCGACTGCGGCAAACGACACGAGCGGATTGGTCAGATCTACGGCGAGAATCGAAACCGAAAGGGGGCCCGGCACGGTGGCGAGCGACCAACGATCGTACGTCACGCCAGGCCCGATGATCTCGCTCACCTGGCGCACGGACGAAACGATTTGCAACCCGGCCACAGGCGGAAACGCATCCAACGCAGCGGCCGGTGCGGCCGGCGCAACGTAGAGAAATAGTATGATTGCAAGCAGCCGGCCGCGCGCGCGAATGATAGACACGCCCGCGCGTTCGCCGCACGATCGGCGTAGGCCTCATCGGTTGACGCCGCTCTGCGCTGCTATCGGTCTCGCCGTTGCTATCGTGCCCGCGGCCGGTTCGCCGAGCGTGCAAGCGTCGAACTCCGTCCAGCTCGTTCTCCATCTTGCGCCAAACACACGAATCACGGCGGCACGCACGATCACGCACGTCGTCTCGTATCAGATGAATCACACGCTCATGTCACTGCTGGGCAGCCGCGCCGCGCCGACGACGCTCGTGGACGACCGCAGCGCCATCATCGACGTCGGTGCGGATGGCACGCACGTTTCGGTCGACGACACGAGCGTCCGGCATTTCGGCGGCGCGGCGCCGAAGGACACGTCTACGGTTACCCGGCACGACAAATATATCGGCGCCCTCGCGTCTGACGGAACCCGCACACCGTCCCAAGCCAGCGTCGCGGATGCCGGCGACGGCGCGCTCGACCAATTGCCGAAGGCGCCAGTGGCCGTCGGAGCGACGTGGTCATTCTCGCGCGTGGCGCTGCTCGACCGATCGCTGGCACAAGCCACGATGACGTATACGGATACGCTCAAATCGTTGGAGCAGCGTGCCGGCCATACGATCGCGACCATCGGGGTCAGCGCGAGCGGCATGGCGCAACCGGCAAGCGACCTCGATGCCAAAGGGTTCAAAGCGGCGACGTTCACGCTCAGCGGTTCGGCGGAGTTCGATGTCACCGCAGGCCTGCCGGGCACGCAATCGTACACGGGGCACGTCGAATGGACGGCCCATCCCATGTTCACGCGGGTGGGCATCGATTTCGACGACACGTACGCGGCGAAAGCGTGGACCGTCGCGGCGACGCATCCATGACCGCTCTGCTGACGCCGCAGCCGGATGCCGCACTAGACATCGTCGTACGCGAAGCGCTGAAGAGCACGGATCTCGATACGATCGGTCATGCCGTCGTGATCGATCTCCAGACGATGCGCCGCGGCCGCTATCGCGAGACGGAGAACATCTACCCCGCCAGCGTCATCAAAGTCGCGCTGATGGTCGAGGCGTACCGGCAGATCGCGGACGGCCGCCTCGATCTCGATACAGCCGTGACGGTGAGCGCGGCCAATCAGACGACGACCGCGGAGACCACACCGCTCGCGCCGGGATATCGCGCGACGCTGCGCGAGTTGATCGACCTCATGATCACGGCTTCAGACAACATCGCGACGAACGAACTCTACGACCTGCTCGGCCGCGAGACGGTGACAGAAGCGATGCGCGGCCTGGGGCTCACGACGTTTCTTGCGGGTCGCAAACTCTCCGGGTCCGAGCCGCTCATCGACGATCCCGGAATGACGGGCCGAAACCGGCTGCCGCCCGATGAGATCGCAT encodes:
- a CDS encoding serine hydrolase → MTALLTPQPDAALDIVVREALKSTDLDTIGHAVVIDLQTMRRGRYRETENIYPASVIKVALMVEAYRQIADGRLDLDTAVTVSAANQTTTAETTPLAPGYRATLRELIDLMITASDNIATNELYDLLGRETVTEAMRGLGLTTFLAGRKLSGSEPLIDDPGMTGRNRLPPDEIALLLALIALDRVPFAAEQRAILARCLHNEKLAAGLSRGDRFMHKTGETDEVSHDAGILVTSNGRRYVVVLYTSPPPLPDRSYASHYNAQLAEWMRRLREYL